A window of the Halotia branconii CENA392 genome harbors these coding sequences:
- a CDS encoding ParA family protein has translation MIIAITNQKGGVAKTTSTIALGGLLAESSSCLVVDFDPQGNLTTGLGIKIQPEQKTAYEVLTERKQSASATIIDTEYGIKLIPADISLASGEKQILTSADNSRILRKKLNPLRQEFAHILIDCPPSLGMLTLNALMAADAVLIPVQCQFFALEGLRQLLETIEGLRDEDTHPNLQILGVLPTMADRTLTTQDALKTLKTKLPGVKIFEPVPKSVQFPESNLAREPIHRYTTERKLIEPYQAIAREMAGQV, from the coding sequence ATGATCATTGCAATCACGAATCAAAAGGGGGGGGTAGCTAAGACAACCTCCACTATTGCGCTCGGTGGATTGCTGGCTGAAAGTTCATCCTGTCTTGTAGTTGACTTCGATCCTCAAGGTAATTTGACTACAGGGCTAGGAATTAAGATTCAGCCAGAACAGAAAACTGCTTATGAAGTACTTACAGAGCGCAAACAAAGTGCATCTGCGACTATTATTGATACTGAATATGGTATCAAGCTAATTCCTGCTGACATATCTTTAGCGTCTGGAGAAAAGCAAATTCTAACCTCAGCAGATAACAGTCGAATCCTGAGAAAGAAATTGAATCCTTTACGACAAGAATTTGCTCATATTCTCATTGATTGCCCACCTAGCTTAGGTATGTTGACTCTAAATGCATTAATGGCCGCAGATGCAGTCTTGATCCCCGTTCAATGCCAGTTCTTTGCTTTGGAAGGTTTGCGACAATTGTTAGAAACTATCGAAGGTCTTCGTGATGAAGATACTCATCCGAATTTGCAAATTTTAGGGGTCTTGCCTACAATGGCAGACCGTACCCTCACTACCCAAGATGCTCTCAAAACTCTTAAAACTAAACTTCCTGGGGTTAAAATTTTTGAACCAGTTCCTAAGTCTGTTCAGTTTCCAGAGTCTAACTTGGCGCGTGAACCAATCCATCGATATACCACTGAAAGAAAATTGATTGAACCTTATCAAGCGATCGCCAGAGAAATGGCAGGACAGGTTTAA